The DNA sequence CAAGTGTCGCTCGTTATTTTGTGGAGATTGGAAATTGTTTGTCTGTACTGTTGACCTATTAAAGAGCCCTGTACTTATTGttctttctaaaaaaaacaGAATTAGGTCATACTTTCTTACGATGACGTCAGTTTTGCCGATTTCACTCTATTTTGGTCGTGATTTTTCAAGATAGGTACCACTTTATTCAGGCTTGTCGCCAGACGCAGTGTCCCGCGGCTGTTGAGGTGAACTCCGTCCCGTGTGTACAAGTGGGAGTCCAGCGTCCCGGTTTTCCTCATGAACGCCCCCTCGTGGTCGACAAACCCACAGCTTTCCTCCTTGCACACTTGTCTGAAAAGATCGTTCATGACTCGACAGTCGTTGAAATAGTAGTCGTTGCGCGGTACCACGGCAGAGACAATTATCGTGAGATGGTTGTACTTGTTTCGCAAGTCTCGTATAGTCTCGCGTAACTCCGATGCAGACTCTTTGATGACGCTCATCTTTCCTTCCCCGCAGTCCTGCGTTCCACCGTGTATGATCAAAGTCTGCACACCTTGAAGATCGGCATGTTTAGTCACGTGTTTTCGGATACTCTTTATGTTCCCCCGTTTCAGCACCGTTGTCCTGACGTTTCCGAGAAGCGTCCCTTTGTTGAAATTGTTTATGACACAGTCGCCGATGATGGCGACCGattctttcaaaaattcaaCTCCCTGGGTCGTCTTCTCGTACTGTCGTATCGCCCTCATGCCATTGTTGCACACCTCGAGCGGTGGGTCCTCCAGCGGGTTGCCGTACAGAAACAGCTTCTTCAGGTGTCTCAACTTCCAGCCAAACTGCCTCGGCAACGACGTGATCTTGTTGTAACTGGCGTCCAGGTATTCCAACTGGACAAGCTCGCAGATACTGTCCGGAATCGTTGTCAGACGGTTGTAGCTGACGTCCAGAACG is a window from the Ptychodera flava strain L36383 chromosome 11, AS_Pfla_20210202, whole genome shotgun sequence genome containing:
- the LOC139143778 gene encoding leucine-rich repeat-containing protein 40-like; the protein is MAKVINLSGRALLSLPVDICEQKSLRSLDCKHNHISSLPNKFRQLVNLRILLLGSNNFSEMPSTIGKLTNLAVLDVSYNRLTTIPDSICELVQLEYLDASYNKITSLPRQFGWKLRHLKKLFLYGNPLEDPPLEVCNNGMRAIRQYEKTTQGVEFLKESVAIIGDCVINNFNKGTLLGNVRTTVLKRGNIKSIRKHVTKHADLQGVQTLIIHGGTQDCGEGKMSVIKESASELRETIRDLRNKYNHLTIIVSAVVPRNDYYFNDCRVMNDLFRQVCKEESCGFVDHEGAFMRKTGTLDSHLYTRDGVHLNSRGTLRLATSLNKVVPILKNHDQNRVKSAKLTSS